The DNA region TGTAAACCATCGTCTAACATGATCCTCTAAGCAAGCAAGGTTTTCCTCATCTGACCAAGGTTTTTTGATAAAACTAATCCCCATATATCAACCCTAAGAAACGAGTTCTCTTTATAAACCATTCAGTTTACTTTCTTGCTAATAAAAATATCTCTTTTTCTGAGTTCACCAAAAAATGGTTTACATGGTACTATCTCTTCTGGGCAGAACACACCACGTTCTTTTATCGTCCCATCAGCTATCATCTGGGTGATAATTGAGGCTGGGTAGCCTGTTGTACGC from Candidatus Thermoplasmatota archaeon includes:
- a CDS encoding saccharopine dehydrogenase C-terminal domain-containing protein, with the translated sequence RTTGYPASIITQMIADGTIKERGVFCPEEIVPCKPFFGELRKRDIFISKKVN